A single region of the Nomia melanderi isolate GNS246 chromosome 12, iyNomMela1, whole genome shotgun sequence genome encodes:
- the ken gene encoding zinc finger and BTB domain-containing ken and barbie protein isoform X1, whose product MSLTMYTDGLLTLHYGKHPATLAAEVGAWYTGDRHVDVTLACDDGSVVKAHRVVLAAASPLLAGLLRNPALDHVVHLSGVRKTQLTHLLEFLYNGEALIPSTELTPLRELFELLQIKSELFEPNQPQTSSNSDPERIPTPQPSEGQESSSYESQYDGRQSNNPADCCSVLIKTEGCEEEPEVDVEGIEGEALLTENRESSIEPPRRRDSSDPVNLSLNSGTSTTSESSHDIVPRPEKQLLERRESLEEVEERRRQLSARLALGLEPGKRKPEEIPIPPAEAYVVTPHRKRRPGFHNAPAQNPAFVPFNPGFETPRRLQAPHPLSVSAPPYLQDRSVTPPGASHRPPSADPASAAGLEPPWGSWALPPARAPPPPPSDDPPKSTPVREYRCSYCGKQFGMSWNLKTHLRVHTGEKPFACRLCVAMFKQKAHLLKHLCSVHRGVIAAPDNTFTCCFCSLSFDSLQELIRHLSGPHNNLLLSKNLHD is encoded by the exons ATGTCTCTC ACGATGTATACTGACGGTCTCCTGACACTTCATTATGGGAAGCATCCAGCGACCTTGGCCGCGGAGGTCGGCGCCTGGTATACCGGGGACCGTCACGTGGACGTGACGTTGGCTTGCGACGATGGGTCCGTTGTTAAGGCCCACCGCGTTGTTTTAGCAGCAGCTAGTCCTCTCTTGGCTGGTCTCCTTCGCAACCCCGCCTTGGATCACGTGGTCCACTTGTCTGGGGTTCGAAAAACCCAGCTGACTCATTTGCTGGAATTTCTCTACAACGGAGAAGCTCTCATACCG TCGACGGAGCTGACACCGTTGAGGGAACTATTCGAACTTCTTCAAATCAAGTCAGAGTTGTTCGAACCGAATCAACCTCAAACCTCCAGCAACTCAGACCCCGAAAGGATACCCACCCCTCAGCCCTCGGAGGGTCAAGAAAGCTCGAGCTACGAGTCGCAGTACGACGGCAG GCAGTCGAACAATCCCGCGGATTGCTGCTCGGTGCTCATAAAAACCGAGGGCTGCGAGGAGGAACCGGAAGTGGACGTGGAAGGCATTGAGGGGGAAGCGCTGCTCACGGAGAATAGGGAGAGCAGTATAGAACCGCCGAGGAGGAGGGATAGCTCTGACCCTGTGAATCTAAGTTTAAATTCTGGAACTTCCACTACTAGCGAAAGTTCTCATGACATTGTACCTAG GCCAGAAAAACAGTTATTGGAAAGGCGAGAATCTCTAGAAGAAGTTGAAGAGAGGAGAAGACAACTGTCAGCTCGACTCGCATTAGGCTTAGAACCAGGAAAACGGAAACCAGAAGAAATACCTATCCCACCTGCGGAGGCGTATGTTGTCACTCCCCATCGGAAACGAAGGCCAGGCTTTCACAATGCACCCGCACAGAATCCGGCTTTTGTACCATTCAACCCTGGATTCGAGACGCCGAGGCGGCTGCAAGCGCCACATCCTCTCAGCGTCTCGGCACCACCATACCTG CAGGATAGGTCGGTGACGCCTCCAGGAGCATCGCACCGGCCACCAAGTGCGGATCCAGCGTCGGCGGCGGGCTTGGAGCCACCTTGGGGTTCTTGGGCTTTGCCACCGGCAAGGGCTCCTCCCCCACCACCGTCGGACGATCCGCCGAAATCTACCCCCGTTCGTGAATACCGGTGCAGTTATTGTGGTAAACAGTTTGGCATGTCCTGGAACTTGAAGACTCATTTGAGAGTGCATACGGGCGAGAAACCGTTCGCGTGTAGACTCTGCGTAGCCATGTTCAAGCAGAAGGCCCACCTGTTGAAGCACCTTTGTTCGGTGCATAGGGGTGTGATAGCAGCGCCCGATAACACTTTCACATGTTGTTTCTGTTCGTTGAGTTTCGACAGTCTCCAAGAACTTATCAGGCATCTGTCAGGGCCGCATAACAATCTGCTGCTCAGCAAGAATCTACATGACTAG
- the ken gene encoding zinc finger and BTB domain-containing ken and barbie protein isoform X4, translating into MSLTMYTDGLLTLHYGKHPATLAAEVGAWYTGDRHVDVTLACDDGSVVKAHRVVLAAASPLLAGLLRNPALDHVVHLSGVRKTQLTHLLEFLYNGEALIPSTELTPLRELFELLQIKSELFEPNQPQTSSNSDPERIPTPQPSEGQESSSYESQYDGRQSNNPADCCSVLIKTEGCEEEPEVDVEGIEGEALLTENRESSIEPPRRRDSSDPVNLSLNSGTSTTSESSHDIVPRPEKQLLERRESLEEVEERRRQLSARLALGLEPGKRKPEEIPIPPAEAYVVTPHRKRRPGFHNAPAQNPAFVPFNPGFETPRRLQAPHPLSVSAPPYLQDRSVTPPGASHRPPSADPASAAGLEPPWGSWALPPARAPPPPPSDDPPKSTPVREYRCSYCGNLGISSNWLTPIRCSRGFVFIG; encoded by the exons ATGTCTCTC ACGATGTATACTGACGGTCTCCTGACACTTCATTATGGGAAGCATCCAGCGACCTTGGCCGCGGAGGTCGGCGCCTGGTATACCGGGGACCGTCACGTGGACGTGACGTTGGCTTGCGACGATGGGTCCGTTGTTAAGGCCCACCGCGTTGTTTTAGCAGCAGCTAGTCCTCTCTTGGCTGGTCTCCTTCGCAACCCCGCCTTGGATCACGTGGTCCACTTGTCTGGGGTTCGAAAAACCCAGCTGACTCATTTGCTGGAATTTCTCTACAACGGAGAAGCTCTCATACCG TCGACGGAGCTGACACCGTTGAGGGAACTATTCGAACTTCTTCAAATCAAGTCAGAGTTGTTCGAACCGAATCAACCTCAAACCTCCAGCAACTCAGACCCCGAAAGGATACCCACCCCTCAGCCCTCGGAGGGTCAAGAAAGCTCGAGCTACGAGTCGCAGTACGACGGCAG GCAGTCGAACAATCCCGCGGATTGCTGCTCGGTGCTCATAAAAACCGAGGGCTGCGAGGAGGAACCGGAAGTGGACGTGGAAGGCATTGAGGGGGAAGCGCTGCTCACGGAGAATAGGGAGAGCAGTATAGAACCGCCGAGGAGGAGGGATAGCTCTGACCCTGTGAATCTAAGTTTAAATTCTGGAACTTCCACTACTAGCGAAAGTTCTCATGACATTGTACCTAG GCCAGAAAAACAGTTATTGGAAAGGCGAGAATCTCTAGAAGAAGTTGAAGAGAGGAGAAGACAACTGTCAGCTCGACTCGCATTAGGCTTAGAACCAGGAAAACGGAAACCAGAAGAAATACCTATCCCACCTGCGGAGGCGTATGTTGTCACTCCCCATCGGAAACGAAGGCCAGGCTTTCACAATGCACCCGCACAGAATCCGGCTTTTGTACCATTCAACCCTGGATTCGAGACGCCGAGGCGGCTGCAAGCGCCACATCCTCTCAGCGTCTCGGCACCACCATACCTG CAGGATAGGTCGGTGACGCCTCCAGGAGCATCGCACCGGCCACCAAGTGCGGATCCAGCGTCGGCGGCGGGCTTGGAGCCACCTTGGGGTTCTTGGGCTTTGCCACCGGCAAGGGCTCCTCCCCCACCACCGTCGGACGATCCGCCGAAATCTACCCCCGTTCGTGAATACCGGTGCAGTTATTGTG
- the ken gene encoding zinc finger and BTB domain-containing ken and barbie protein isoform X3 — MYTDGLLTLHYGKHPATLAAEVGAWYTGDRHVDVTLACDDGSVVKAHRVVLAAASPLLAGLLRNPALDHVVHLSGVRKTQLTHLLEFLYNGEALIPSTELTPLRELFELLQIKSELFEPNQPQTSSNSDPERIPTPQPSEGQESSSYESQYDGRQSNNPADCCSVLIKTEGCEEEPEVDVEGIEGEALLTENRESSIEPPRRRDSSDPVNLSLNSGTSTTSESSHDIVPRPEKQLLERRESLEEVEERRRQLSARLALGLEPGKRKPEEIPIPPAEAYVVTPHRKRRPGFHNAPAQNPAFVPFNPGFETPRRLQAPHPLSVSAPPYLQDRSVTPPGASHRPPSADPASAAGLEPPWGSWALPPARAPPPPPSDDPPKSTPVREYRCSYCGKQFGMSWNLKTHLRVHTGEKPFACRLCVAMFKQKAHLLKHLCSVHRGVIAAPDNTFTCCFCSLSFDSLQELIRHLSGPHNNLLLSKNLHD; from the exons ATGTATACTGACGGTCTCCTGACACTTCATTATGGGAAGCATCCAGCGACCTTGGCCGCGGAGGTCGGCGCCTGGTATACCGGGGACCGTCACGTGGACGTGACGTTGGCTTGCGACGATGGGTCCGTTGTTAAGGCCCACCGCGTTGTTTTAGCAGCAGCTAGTCCTCTCTTGGCTGGTCTCCTTCGCAACCCCGCCTTGGATCACGTGGTCCACTTGTCTGGGGTTCGAAAAACCCAGCTGACTCATTTGCTGGAATTTCTCTACAACGGAGAAGCTCTCATACCG TCGACGGAGCTGACACCGTTGAGGGAACTATTCGAACTTCTTCAAATCAAGTCAGAGTTGTTCGAACCGAATCAACCTCAAACCTCCAGCAACTCAGACCCCGAAAGGATACCCACCCCTCAGCCCTCGGAGGGTCAAGAAAGCTCGAGCTACGAGTCGCAGTACGACGGCAG GCAGTCGAACAATCCCGCGGATTGCTGCTCGGTGCTCATAAAAACCGAGGGCTGCGAGGAGGAACCGGAAGTGGACGTGGAAGGCATTGAGGGGGAAGCGCTGCTCACGGAGAATAGGGAGAGCAGTATAGAACCGCCGAGGAGGAGGGATAGCTCTGACCCTGTGAATCTAAGTTTAAATTCTGGAACTTCCACTACTAGCGAAAGTTCTCATGACATTGTACCTAG GCCAGAAAAACAGTTATTGGAAAGGCGAGAATCTCTAGAAGAAGTTGAAGAGAGGAGAAGACAACTGTCAGCTCGACTCGCATTAGGCTTAGAACCAGGAAAACGGAAACCAGAAGAAATACCTATCCCACCTGCGGAGGCGTATGTTGTCACTCCCCATCGGAAACGAAGGCCAGGCTTTCACAATGCACCCGCACAGAATCCGGCTTTTGTACCATTCAACCCTGGATTCGAGACGCCGAGGCGGCTGCAAGCGCCACATCCTCTCAGCGTCTCGGCACCACCATACCTG CAGGATAGGTCGGTGACGCCTCCAGGAGCATCGCACCGGCCACCAAGTGCGGATCCAGCGTCGGCGGCGGGCTTGGAGCCACCTTGGGGTTCTTGGGCTTTGCCACCGGCAAGGGCTCCTCCCCCACCACCGTCGGACGATCCGCCGAAATCTACCCCCGTTCGTGAATACCGGTGCAGTTATTGTGGTAAACAGTTTGGCATGTCCTGGAACTTGAAGACTCATTTGAGAGTGCATACGGGCGAGAAACCGTTCGCGTGTAGACTCTGCGTAGCCATGTTCAAGCAGAAGGCCCACCTGTTGAAGCACCTTTGTTCGGTGCATAGGGGTGTGATAGCAGCGCCCGATAACACTTTCACATGTTGTTTCTGTTCGTTGAGTTTCGACAGTCTCCAAGAACTTATCAGGCATCTGTCAGGGCCGCATAACAATCTGCTGCTCAGCAAGAATCTACATGACTAG
- the ken gene encoding zinc finger and BTB domain-containing ken and barbie protein isoform X2, with protein MSLTMYTDGLLTLHYGKHPATLAAEVGAWYTGDRHVDVTLACDDGSVVKAHRVVLAAASPLLAGLLRNPALDHVVHLSGVRKTQLTHLLEFLYNGEALIPSTELTPLRELFELLQIKSELFEPNQPQTSSNSDPERIPTPQPSEGQESSSYESQYDGRQSNNPADCCSVLIKTEGCEEEPEVDVEGIEGEALLTENRESSIEPPRRRDSSDPVNLSLNSGTSTTSESSHDIVPRPEKQLLERRESLEEVEERRRQLSARLALGLEPGKRKPEEIPIPPAEAYVVTPHRKRRPGFHNAPAQNPAFVPFNPGFETPRRLQAPHPLSVSAPPYLDRSVTPPGASHRPPSADPASAAGLEPPWGSWALPPARAPPPPPSDDPPKSTPVREYRCSYCGKQFGMSWNLKTHLRVHTGEKPFACRLCVAMFKQKAHLLKHLCSVHRGVIAAPDNTFTCCFCSLSFDSLQELIRHLSGPHNNLLLSKNLHD; from the exons ATGTCTCTC ACGATGTATACTGACGGTCTCCTGACACTTCATTATGGGAAGCATCCAGCGACCTTGGCCGCGGAGGTCGGCGCCTGGTATACCGGGGACCGTCACGTGGACGTGACGTTGGCTTGCGACGATGGGTCCGTTGTTAAGGCCCACCGCGTTGTTTTAGCAGCAGCTAGTCCTCTCTTGGCTGGTCTCCTTCGCAACCCCGCCTTGGATCACGTGGTCCACTTGTCTGGGGTTCGAAAAACCCAGCTGACTCATTTGCTGGAATTTCTCTACAACGGAGAAGCTCTCATACCG TCGACGGAGCTGACACCGTTGAGGGAACTATTCGAACTTCTTCAAATCAAGTCAGAGTTGTTCGAACCGAATCAACCTCAAACCTCCAGCAACTCAGACCCCGAAAGGATACCCACCCCTCAGCCCTCGGAGGGTCAAGAAAGCTCGAGCTACGAGTCGCAGTACGACGGCAG GCAGTCGAACAATCCCGCGGATTGCTGCTCGGTGCTCATAAAAACCGAGGGCTGCGAGGAGGAACCGGAAGTGGACGTGGAAGGCATTGAGGGGGAAGCGCTGCTCACGGAGAATAGGGAGAGCAGTATAGAACCGCCGAGGAGGAGGGATAGCTCTGACCCTGTGAATCTAAGTTTAAATTCTGGAACTTCCACTACTAGCGAAAGTTCTCATGACATTGTACCTAG GCCAGAAAAACAGTTATTGGAAAGGCGAGAATCTCTAGAAGAAGTTGAAGAGAGGAGAAGACAACTGTCAGCTCGACTCGCATTAGGCTTAGAACCAGGAAAACGGAAACCAGAAGAAATACCTATCCCACCTGCGGAGGCGTATGTTGTCACTCCCCATCGGAAACGAAGGCCAGGCTTTCACAATGCACCCGCACAGAATCCGGCTTTTGTACCATTCAACCCTGGATTCGAGACGCCGAGGCGGCTGCAAGCGCCACATCCTCTCAGCGTCTCGGCACCACCATACCTG GATAGGTCGGTGACGCCTCCAGGAGCATCGCACCGGCCACCAAGTGCGGATCCAGCGTCGGCGGCGGGCTTGGAGCCACCTTGGGGTTCTTGGGCTTTGCCACCGGCAAGGGCTCCTCCCCCACCACCGTCGGACGATCCGCCGAAATCTACCCCCGTTCGTGAATACCGGTGCAGTTATTGTGGTAAACAGTTTGGCATGTCCTGGAACTTGAAGACTCATTTGAGAGTGCATACGGGCGAGAAACCGTTCGCGTGTAGACTCTGCGTAGCCATGTTCAAGCAGAAGGCCCACCTGTTGAAGCACCTTTGTTCGGTGCATAGGGGTGTGATAGCAGCGCCCGATAACACTTTCACATGTTGTTTCTGTTCGTTGAGTTTCGACAGTCTCCAAGAACTTATCAGGCATCTGTCAGGGCCGCATAACAATCTGCTGCTCAGCAAGAATCTACATGACTAG